A stretch of the Tautonia marina genome encodes the following:
- a CDS encoding polyprenyl synthetase family protein: protein MSSPSTAVDLAAFLVETRRRVDEALDRYLPEDPATSDAECPSRLLLAMRHSLLGGGKRLRPILALMAAEAVGGDPDRAMPVACALEMVHTYSLIHDDLPAMDDDDLRRGRPTCHRAFDEATAILAGDALQALAFEVIAREIQPGEAAARCCLELAEACGPSGMVGGQMADLDAEGRSDATAEALEAIHRRKTGALLRASLRMGAIAAGADDDELAALDRYGRGVGLAFQIIDDLLDVQGDEVKLGKRVGKDSGLGKWTYPGLLGIEGSRSRARQVAEDAVAALEPLGDRGTRLRALALDLLERDR from the coding sequence ATGAGTAGCCCGAGTACCGCCGTTGACCTCGCCGCGTTCCTGGTGGAGACCCGGCGGCGAGTGGACGAGGCATTGGATCGCTATCTGCCCGAAGACCCCGCGACCAGCGACGCCGAATGCCCCTCTCGGCTCTTGCTGGCCATGCGGCATAGCTTGCTGGGAGGCGGCAAGCGTCTGCGGCCGATCCTCGCCCTGATGGCGGCCGAGGCCGTGGGGGGCGACCCCGATCGGGCGATGCCCGTGGCCTGCGCCCTGGAGATGGTGCATACGTATTCCTTGATCCACGACGACCTGCCCGCGATGGATGACGACGACCTCCGCCGGGGCCGACCGACCTGCCATCGCGCCTTCGACGAAGCCACCGCGATCCTCGCCGGAGACGCCCTGCAGGCGCTCGCCTTCGAGGTCATCGCCCGAGAGATCCAGCCCGGCGAGGCCGCGGCCCGCTGCTGCCTGGAACTGGCCGAAGCCTGCGGGCCTAGCGGCATGGTCGGCGGCCAGATGGCCGACCTGGACGCCGAAGGCCGCTCCGACGCCACCGCCGAGGCCCTGGAAGCCATCCACCGCCGCAAGACCGGTGCCTTGCTTCGGGCCAGCCTTCGCATGGGGGCGATCGCCGCCGGAGCCGATGACGACGAACTGGCCGCGCTCGATCGCTACGGCCGAGGGGTTGGCCTGGCCTTCCAGATCATCGACGACCTGCTCGACGTTCAGGGAGACGAGGTCAAGCTCGGCAAACGGGTCGGCAAAGACTCCGGCCTGGGCAAGTGGACCTACCCCGGCCTGCTGGGCATTGAGGGCAGCCGAAGCCGAGCCCGCCAGGTGGCCGAGGACGCCGTTGCGGCACTGGAGCCGCTGGGCGATCGCGGCACCCGACTGAGGGCTCTGGCCCTGGATTTGCTGGAAAGGGACCGTTGA